The Puntigrus tetrazona isolate hp1 unplaced genomic scaffold, ASM1883169v1 S000000148, whole genome shotgun sequence region aattgatttttttatcatatattattttatttgcatccCGTTGTTTCCATCTTCAGCGTGTCAGATTTCTCCCTTGTCTTGACCACAGCTTGCTGTGCTGGCCCCGTCCCAAATGCCGTCCTGAACCCTTTGGGTCTTCAGtacagagtgtgtgtttgagacggAGCCGGTCTCTCAGATCTCTTCTGCTGTTGTGTTTCACTGCAGAtgcagcagaaaaaaacaagcccagagGTTTTTTCGTCTCGAGCTCCACAGGCTTTAGTGTAGATGCAGGTAAACAGGGTgatagttaattaataaaaataaccatattTTAACCAGCTGATTAATCACAGTAATACATTACGGCAATGGATTTCGCATTACAGgtttttaagaatatatttaaatgcgcAGACGATTcattatgcaattaaatatgCGCTAATTTGCATGCGTTTGCATACCATAAATTTGAACCGTGGATAAAGCCGGGTACGAAATTCTGGtttcatgttaaataatttaaaaatgggatgtttatgtaatatttcttCTTATCACTCCATAAATCAGAAAGTAATTTCAACAGCCAAAAActacaatactttttttttttttttttttttttgggaatgAAATGTAACAGAAAGCCGGCGAATGATAGATGAACAACAAACCCCTCGGCAAAAAACTACAGAATACAGATGGGAGTGAAACTGAGAAGTTTGGTTACATTTCTGGCTCACTGCAGAATAAAAACGTATTCTGAAAAATATACGACGTAATTAAAATCCAGAAACGCAAATCTTTTTATGGAAGCAAAATAGcgcaaaatgcactttttgtatgACACCGTTTTCCCGCGCCTTacacacaggttcaatacgtgacccctggcacattttattacgttgatataggtacatATCGCCGACTTTCAGAAACTATCCATGGACTGCTGCTAAAAGTTAACGCTCTATCATGtaggaaatatgccctacacaaAATCCAACAAACAcgaaactgatataaaaacgcaTTTCTTGATGCAACCGCGCCGAGCTGCCGAACAAACCTAGCGTCTGTGATGATGACGCTAAAAAGCATTGCTTTCCAAacatcccagcatattaatattgttctgAAGTCATGATATTCTGATGCTTTTAGTCAAAGAAATGATCATCTGTGAGAAAAGGATATATACGCCACGAGACCAGGTggtcaaaatgtattatatccTCAAAAAGCTGTCCGAGATCTGATTTTCTGAAACGCGCTGCACATTTCGTCCCGAATCAGTAGGGGTCCGTCTTTAACTCAGCGCTTTTCGAGGCTGATTCATGACGCTCTCCCGTCCGTCTCTCCGCAGGTGGTGAAGGTTGCAGGTAGCAACATCTCCCACAAGCTCCGCCTGTCCAGCGTGAAGCCGGCGGACGAGGGCACGTACGAGTGCCGCGTCATCGACTTCAGCGACAGCAAGCTGCGGCACCATCGCGTGCGGGCGTACCTGCAGGTGGAGCGGCCCGAGGGGAAGGGGGCGGAGTCACAGGAGGAGCAGCACAAGCACCAGCCGGCCCACCACGCTCACCACAAACCCGGCCGCGAGCTCAAGAAGAGGTCCGCCGACGACAGCACCACTGACTGCACTGAGAGCTGCGCGCTTTAGGCCCCGCCCACCCAAACACCCACGATTCCTCGCGCCTGAAAAgccgttccaaacccatatgaccGACGTTCTTGCGTAAAAACGacgaaaaaaaacgtttaaaggGAACCCTGGGTATTGAGACTCGTGTGGCTTAATATAACGTCGATCGTGTCCAATATCGAAATGTGTCGACGGAAACCCGCCAGCGGTTTAAATTGCatcgttttatatattttggacTGCGGGGGGCGCCGTTACTCTGACGACGTAGAAAACGGTGAGCTAGACGACTCGAGAAGTCTAAATGCCCTGGATATCCGCTTTAAGAAAGTCCGcgacgtaataataataaacgtaCGTTTGCTTCCTAACGGGACGGCACTGCATGTCTTGTCCCGTCGTTTTTAAAGCTCTTTACGGTCGCTGCGGTCTTAAGTGGAGACGACAGAGACACTTTAGGAAGTTCTGTTCGTCTGCACGCATTTTTGTCCGACTTTGTCATACATCGCTTCTCTTGTTGCCTTTCGACCGATAACGACACAGTGTGGTACCTTATCAGTTTCGTTGACGCTCACCGAGGGAACCGTTTGACATCATTGACGCAGAAGgtaatgtgcaaaaataatgGCGCCCCCCATAGTCCAGAAACGGTTGTTGATTTTTGAAATAACACACACCTTTTATGGGTCTCTgttacatatttcagtaagagaCATAATTTACGTCATTACGCTATAAATGTCTTAACATCCGGGGATccctttaagatatttttttttttttttgcactttgttttaatttattattaaacgaTTACTCTCCTTTTCCTGTCCTTTTTTGAAGCTCTGTCCTGTTTCAAAGTGTTCAAACAATTCgtgttgaaataattttttcttttatgtaatgctttttcattttatttttgcagttgttGTCCTTTTAGAagctttacatttatatttactcaTTTGTTCTGAGGcttcatttcactttatttaatggttgtttttgaaaatgcattttatcctttgatttcatttgatgtttttgtgtcctttttgaagttttttatttaatctcatttagttttttagacCCTGgtcactgtatatttttttaaagagtagtTCTGCTCAATAAATTAAGTTaacctattttatttatattttattttattgtctctTTGAAGCTTTAtcgcattttatttcattttatgtttttttttttatcttatttattattatttatttttaatagcccCTGGATCTACTTCCAAAGAGCAGCTTAGCCattctgcaaaataaatgatattgtgttttattgaaaacattgagtcatacaggtttgaagcAATGCcagatttaaaggaatagttcacccaaaaatgttttaagttttaaaccaggctgttttgggtcaccattgactcccatagtatttttttcctactacgGAAGTcagaacaaattaattaatcgATTAGGAACTACTCGAGGtcgagtaaacgatgacaggacttccatttttggtgaactattcctttaagagagcacataatgacaaaatatgaatTTCCGAGTGAACTATCGCTCTACCAGAAcatgtatatttctgtataaaaaCGAAGGTAGATGTTCAGAACAGCGAGTGCATGAGacaaacatttctaataatatttgcCAGTGAGCGAGAAACCAAATTTAGGCAGTTGATTCAAACTCTTCGGTCATTCTTCGTGGTTTTGATACGATGTATAGACGGCTAGAAGCGGCAGAACAAAGTGAATGTTTGAAATATTCTTCATCGGGTCTAAACGATGACATTGACATGCTGTAATATTACTATCATTGTTTACATGTATAACGTTACCGGCACCAGTCTGAGGGCCAGCTTTTGCAAACATGTTTCATGGAGCTTTTTGTGTCAGTGGAAGGACGGTGCGCACAATATTACGACGTTTTGTGGTTTTTATGCAGCTTTAAAAGATCCCGAAAACACTCACGGTATGTTCAACGGTATAAACAACAGCTCTGTTTCTCGTTTCTTTGATTTTTACAGTTTGATTCAATAGTTCTTTCTGGAAGTAATACATGTACAGATTGTGTATATTAAGTAATCCTACGAAAGTTTCACCTTCAATGTATgcctttatcaaataaaaaaaacattgtacattGATCGTACGTCGTCGCgtatcattaataaatgatttgcttgcttttttatgttaaatgatGTGATCCAAAATTCTGATTATGGAACAAACGTTtctttgattctgattggttgagccgCGTCTGTATGTTGCTTGGCAACCAAGACCATTTCTGAGCAGCTACATAGTTTTTAACAcgttatttggttttattttgttaaaccTTGCTACGTTTATGGAAAGACCGTATATGGATAGAATCGCCACATTTTTaggcttattgctttatttttatttatttttctgagtcacgtgaccaataGAAGATCGACGTCACAGAATTAAAATCGCACAACTTTCAAACTGCAGGTTTTTACGCAACTGCGCGAAGGTTAACACGTTTGAATGCAATTTGAGACAGCGATTGGCTACCCTgaaaaattaagtattaaataCGTGTTTTTAAATACGTGTTTTACATAAAGCAATTCGTAATGGACGATAAAGTGGAAGCAGCTGTTTCTCTGGAGGCTCCAAATATCATCCGGGACGCTTCAGGTCTTCTGAAGGTAAGCTAAATATTGCTGCCTTGCTAATTTTAAGTTGCTGCAATATCTAAAACCAGTCCGAAGACcagttaaaaacagccaaacaaCTTCCAGAAAACATTAGGACGCTTGCAGGCGTGGACGGTCATGTTCAGAAATTCAGCGCTAGCATGACTAATCAAATGTagctaaaacaataaataataatattgaacttatattttatatttgaaattaaataatacacaaaatattaaaacagtgtggtaacattttactttttatttaataagttaaatatattattttaaaaaagtgctaTTATTTTATAGAAGGCCTAcactttgctatttttttttttttatacctctatgcaattttttttttagattttcgttgttttcttttctgtcacAATGAAGGCGCACCGAGACATTTTCTGGCAAAATAACTAAACGCCTCGCCTTGTGCCGATCACGTTTACACACTGCCTACGAAACTTTCgcccattttaaaaaataaataaataaaaggattttGAGTTTGtgcattttgataggaaataATGACgaatatgaaaaagaaagaaaggcggCATATGAAAATGTCGGATTTGCGAACATATtgagtattaaatattattagtatattttcCCTGTGTCTACTTTTTCATATTCgtcatcaataaaataaaatgtaaatttttttacgtgtttaatataaaaataaatttaatataaaaataaaatttgaatttccTCTCAAAACGCTTGAAAAATCGCATTTTAAAACGTCAGCCACGTCACTACGCAAATGAGCTGTCTAACTTTATGccttattatataaaaaaaaatacagttaattttactaaaatgacttaaaacCCGTTAACGTTGACTTTTCGATCTAACAAAAGAGCTTAACCTGGAAACTCGCCTCAGTTCTTCATTTCATCGTTTCCGTTTGCTCTGCGGTCTTCGCCGGCGACGGATCCCTCAAACAAAGCGCATGTCAAGCGGTTCGACTCTATAATGATGCCTCTACACTTATCAGAGGCGTCCGAGAGGAAGTGGCATCACCCCCGTGCGCCGAGCGCTAGCCCCGGCGGCGGGACGGTGAATAATAGCGCCTCTGTCAGCCCTGGCAGCAGGATAAATAGCAAAGTACAGTGCAGATAACACCGCGGCAGGCTCACACAAAGCATATGAGGCAGCTTTAATGCGGCTCACACGGGCAGCACATCTATTAGACTGTCACTGAACAAACCGAGACCACACGAGACCAGACCGGAACCTGCTGAATGCTAGTCTACCGGTAATAgaactaaaacatttcattaaaaactaattgtgcaataaatataaatttttttaaaaattctaaacaatGGTctacttgatttaaaaaaataaaataaaatatatatatatatatatatatatatatatatatatatatatatatatatatatatatataaataataattattatatatatatataattatatatatatatatatatatatatatatatatataattattattatttttttttcagtgaagtacagcataataataaatagcggatgcatttcaaaataaaatgtttattttttttattaaaaataataaacagtatgaacagtaaaataattgttgttacaaataaaaaaggcaaaacgtATACAAAGCTCTACTCTcgtgctgattttttttttctgccagaataccatataattacagtaaaactcTAGTAATTTGATATTAGCCACAGATCTCATCcaaaaagggagagagaaaaaaagaacaaagtgtttttgaaagattcCATATTAACGTAACATAGTAACACTAAGTATAATAATTATGGTATTACCAGAATACCATATAATTACTGTTGTTTGATATTAGTCGCCGATGCCATCCAAAAAAACGTGAAATGATGATTCTGAAAGATAGCgtgttaatttatttcagtgaagcGTAATTTGAAGTGCAATAATTAGGGTATTCCGGCTGAAGACATGGTTCACTTGATAAGGCTGGAGTCTGAAGCTTGTGGCGTGTCCTCGAGCTCCTGCAGTAATGTGAGGATGTTGTCTGTGAACTGGTTTCTGGGCTGCTCTGATCCGCTCAGCGTCACGGGCAGCAGACGAGGATGAGGAGGCTCGTACGGGACGGGACAGCACCGCTCGGTCAGACTGAACCAGCACACGTCCGAGTCCAGCTCCGTCAGCGAGCGGAAAACACTGCAGACGACACGACAGAGCAGACCCTATACTTACAGCAGCACTCCATGTGGAATAGAATTACGGTAACTTGCATTCTAATGAAATCTAGGGAGCAGGATAACAAAACTTTGATTCAACTCTCAATTCTGACATTTAAAGTTTATCaaagtcgtgtgtgtgtgtgtgtgtgtatatatatatatgatacattaatgtatttttttattttaattatataaaagagctgtcaaacaattaaacacattaaaaataagttttcatttacataatatataagttaaaataagttttcatttacataatataattgtgtacatgtgtatattacacacacacattatatatatatatatatatatataaaattttgtgtatatatatatatatatattttttatatatatatatatatttatatatatatatatatattttatatatatatatatatttttatatatatatttttaaatattttatatatatataaattgattttaaaatatatatatatatatatatatatatatatatatatataaaaaaaaaattttattatctataaatatttaaaatataaacataacatttttattaaatatatacatgcatgtatatgatatatcaataaatgtacacagtacacaaatgtattctgtaaaaaatatacattggCAGCACTTTATATACACTTGTAACGgttgaaatattgttaaattcgcttttttataattgtaattaaaaaaattgcattctataaatacaattaaatacattttataaaattggattgtatgcattataatatattgctatgttattaattacatatttcattataatatgaatatattatttatttgtgccaATGCTTTTCAGTCATTTGTCACTTAATCAGTTTGAAATGCATTGGTCAAATTTCGTTCTATTCTCTCTTTCTATTGGTCGAATCCCAATATGACCAAATATTGGTAAACCTATAGCTATACTTCAAATCAAAAATGACTGCAGCCATCAAATTACACCATTGTGaatgaattacaataaataataataacaatattaaaaatgttgatattaGTCTTTGCAAACTCCTGAGGCTATAAGCAAATAGTACAAAATGAATCGCTTGTATAAaagaaattatgcattttagtttCACAGTGGGTGGGGCTTTACCTGAGACACGCCTCCTGCAGTCTGATTGGCTGTCGGCAGCTCAGGTACGGAAGACAGGCGTCAATCACCAGATCCAGATCGGCCTCCGCTGCAAACACACTCAGAATAAACACTCGTCCTAAAACATCCGTCCTAATCCTTTATTCCCACCGCGCTCGTAGttctttaaaatgatctttcacGCAGCTCCAAGTGAATGAAAACGTCCCGCAAAGCTTCAAATCTGAAAATAAGCGATTGCCTCTCAAAAAGAAAGCGTCGTCTTTAAAACATCCGAATGAAACATGAGCGTATTTCCCGGCCGactgttggtctgaatgaaaacgtcgattcattcttcaccactaggggTCACTCTTGTGCCGTTGAAAGCTCACggacaaaatcaaatcaaatcaccggaagagtttgaaaaaaaaaaacgaatcattTGGAAGTCATCGAACAAATAAGATGAAACGTgcttttgaccttgcatgcatgtcaagcTGGAACTCCCGGAAACTAAACATGAACCTTTGGTAATCCACAAGAGCGGCGCTTTAATGCATTTCTCCACCCGGCTGACTTAAAATTCACCGCAGAAATGCAAACAGTGAACGCCTGCGTCACGACGGCCACAGATGTTCTAATATATTCTAATAGTCTCCATGGCAGCATTAccctaattaattaattaagcagCCTGATGTAGAGCCTCATTACTCTAGAAAAATGGAGGTGAATGCAGAGGGACGGCGAGAAACGAAGGATGGATGGAGAATAATAAAGAGGGAAAATGATGTGCGAGAGCCAGCTGGGAAATAAACAGCGTGACCTCTCGTGTCTGTCTCTCATAACCATGGAAACTCTATCAGTATTCAGCGTTTTCCTCCGGATGGATCTTCTCCGCAATCAGACGGCAAATCACTCCGGCCCGCCGCCGGGCTTCGGGTCTGCAGCGCGCTTCCCGGACTTCAGGCGTCACGTCGACTGCAGCACGCGAGCTTTCAGCCTTTGGATTACAtcagaaaggagagagagaagcgCCCCCCTCCGAAAGAGCAGAGCAGCGCGGGACGTGACCGGaggagagagactgagagactgGAGCGACGCCGCCATCTGGTGCTCGTCTGGAGCTCAGACACGTTGGTAGAGCATGCGTTTCATCAGTATACTGTAGGACTCTTCAACGTGGGTTAGGGTCTAAATGCGTTTTCTCAACGGATAAAAAAAATAcgacggggaaaaaaaaaaatacacaaggcTATTAAAAATGGGTTTCGTTTAGTTTTTCgctcaaaaaaaagaacaaaagcaaaactaaaatgTCTCACCTAAAAAACTAAAGTTATGTTATCCCTCAAAAGCATTAAAGGGTTTTTAATTCCATCCTGCATTATTGAAATCACTAGTTTTACATTCACTTTGCAAGCAAAAGCAACAAAGTAAAACACTTATAACAGGGttattgcaattaaataaaaaataaataaatttttatatatatatatatatatatatatatatatatatatatatatatatatatacatacatatatacacacacacacattttaaagttacaCAGAATTAACTACttctaaaactatatataacaattttgaaataaagcttatatataaaaatttatatatatatatatatatatatatatatatatatatatatatatatatatatatatatatatacacatatatatatacatatatatatatatatatacatatatatacatatatacatacatatacatatatatacatatatacatacacatacatatatacatatatatatatatatatatatacatatacatatacatatacatatacatatatatatatatatacatatatatatatatatatatacatatatatatatatatatatatatatatatatatatatatatatatatatatatatatatatatatatacatatatatatatatatatatatatacatatatatatatatatatatatatatatatatatatatatatatatatatatatatatatatatatacatatatatatatatacacatacatacatacatacacacacacatacatatatatatatatatatatatatatatattataaattttaaatataatattaaaaatatatatttttaaataaaataactaaacacaTTTAACCACAGCAAATGTGAAACTTTAACTAATCTTACAGtgaaaacaaatctgaaaataaaatccaattcaaagtgtatatattaaaataatacttttccATCTCATTTTTTCCAAATGCCTTTCTCCCCTAAGTTTATGCAGGCGACGAAAAgtaatattaacataaacacacttttaGGAGCAGAAATGGTTCAAATCCTAAAATACGATCCTGTCCTACATTCTTCTAGTTGAAGGCTATATTTATCTCAAACATTTAGCACATTATTGAAAGTagatgcatttttgtttttagtaataATTTAGGAAGAAGATGTGAGGATTTAGTTTTGGATTTTAAACTATCCACACAtacattaaattcatttttattccacttaatatatttttatgtgggACGATGTAACAACTAGTTAAAccttattttttacatttaatgctgtgtgtttgtttagcacgttttcatttctttacactatatatattatatataaaaacctgcAATAGCCGATTATTAAGTACAGTTCATTTCCAGCAAGCGTCTGGGAGACTTACTCAGGTCCAGTTGGACACAGAGCGGTCCGAGGCCCTGCAGCACGGCCAGCTGGAGTTTGTaagccagtgtgtgtgtgtagacggGTCCGGAGCGAGCGCTGACCTCCGCCTGCTTCACCAGAGACGAGCCGAGACGGGGCAGGACCTCTTTAGACACGCGCTTCCTCAGAAAGTCCCCACACGACTCACCCAGAACACACAGCACCTGGAGACGCACGCAGAAAAACTCACCTGTAGATGTCTTCCAGCTCATATACAACAGTGCTCAAATGCTTGAGGTTGGTATGATTTATTTGTagagctgtcaaatgattaatagtgattaaacgtacaaaataaaaggttttctttacataatatgtatgttctctatatatttattacatatttattacatatacatatatatatatatatatatatatatatatatatatatatatatatatatatatatatatatatatacacacacacacatacacatacatttagtaaattataaatacacacatgcatatattaggtaaacaaaaacagattttggattttattaaatgtttgacagaacaattttttttttctcaccatgGCTGtatttacttgatcaaaaatatagtacaATTTGTAAATTTgtcaaataactaaaataactcaTTTCTGTTTGCGTGTATTTTAAAacgtgatttatttctgtgatctaATCTGAATTTCTAGCATCATTACTGTCACATTAACTttacagaaataattctaacatGCAGATTTTGGTTCATTTTATCTTcagtattaaatttatttttagcaatgcaataataaatagacaaacgtaacaaaattcatttaaatgtaactaaaataaatagtttgcaacCACTtgccttaaaatatttttcagtatatgaagcataaaaatcaatatatatataaaaatacaaaaataataaataaataaattttatatatatatatatatatatatatatatatatatatatatatatatatatatatatatataatttttttattaattttttcagtgTACATATGTGGAAAAAATCAGAAATCAGCAAGAGCCCCCATTAAGCAAGTTAAATCCAGAATATAAGACTGATGACCCCTTGCTTGAAAGTTGGTCAAACTAGTGTTGTTAACATAGAGGCTAAGTTTATGCAACTGTGTAAACTAGGCATTGATAAGGCTTCGTTTTTTCTGAGTGTTGGTATCTGGTTGCTAGGGCATAGCTGACGGTTGCTAGGGCATGATCTCACCTTGAATGCTCGCGGCACAGCGAGGGGGTCGTCGTTGGTGAGACGCTGGAGGAGAGGAGGCCAGCACCGGTGCACCATGGGAAGCAGCTCGTCCTCTCGCTCGcataaaacgcacacacacaactccAAGACGTCCAACAcctgtaaatacacacacacacacacaccttggcCTTCAGGGCCTCTCT contains the following coding sequences:
- the LOC122332899 gene encoding V-set and transmembrane domain-containing protein 2-like protein isoform X2 — protein: MGAFGVILRSLHCVGLYLQLSVSLRQAGSDDVENHVSNNAVFTEVPHDITAQSGQDVEMACSFRGAGSPSYSLEIQWWYIRNHREWTDKQTWSTNQVVKVAGSNISHKLRLSSVKPADEGTYECRVIDFSDSKLRHHRVRAYLQVERPEGKGAESQEEQHKHQPAHHAHHKPGRELKKRSADDSTTDCTESCAL